One window of the Paenibacillus beijingensis genome contains the following:
- a CDS encoding TetR/AcrR family transcriptional regulator: MVRPREFDEDKALKEAMNLFWEKGYEATSLSDLTSRMGIQRPSIYSAFGDKKALFEASLRKYTRSHASYVRANLQKSSSVKEAFRSFFENIIVEKYEESFNFGCFCINTMVELAPHDEKFEVLTREHQMYLSAIFQETIERGIRSGELESDTNAKALAQTLVVSLIGLSVMIKSRPERSFIDNSIAVTLSLLK, translated from the coding sequence ATGGTTCGGCCGCGCGAATTTGATGAGGACAAGGCATTGAAAGAAGCGATGAATTTATTTTGGGAGAAGGGTTACGAAGCTACCTCGCTAAGCGATTTAACGTCAAGAATGGGCATTCAGCGACCAAGCATATACTCGGCCTTTGGAGACAAAAAAGCACTGTTCGAAGCCTCATTACGAAAATATACGCGATCTCATGCTTCCTATGTCCGGGCTAATCTTCAAAAAAGTTCATCTGTAAAAGAAGCATTTCGTTCTTTTTTTGAAAATATAATCGTTGAGAAGTATGAAGAAAGCTTCAACTTTGGATGCTTTTGTATCAATACAATGGTGGAGCTTGCGCCTCATGATGAAAAATTTGAAGTTCTTACAAGGGAACATCAGATGTATCTTTCGGCAATATTTCAAGAAACCATTGAACGAGGCATTCGATCAGGTGAGCTTGAAAGCGATACGAACGCTAAAGCTTTAGCACAAACATTAGTCGTGTCGCTAATCGGACTTTCCGTGATGATAAAGTCTCGTCCTGAAAGGTCGTTTATTGATAATTCTATAGCGGTAACTCTTTCCTTGCTTAAATAA
- a CDS encoding ADP-ribosylglycohydrolase family protein has product MILINRFQGSLIGLAVGDAIGTTVEFQAPGTFSPVSDMVGGGVFDLPKGSWTDDTSMALCLAESLIFRKRFDPIDQMERYVKWYCTGHLSSTGVCFDIGNATAEALQRFERTGEPFSGSENPYSAGNGSIMRLAPVPLYFFEDLAEAAKWSGISSRTTHAAKECVDACRLFGVMIAAAAKGMDKEELLHPETFDFLWTQEPLAPKIGDIYKGSYKRLHPPHIQGSGYVVKSLEAALWAFYHGNSFKEGVLLAVNLGDDADTTGAVYGQLAGAFYGLDGIPKHWADQLAMKELILDYSSKLQHSMS; this is encoded by the coding sequence ATGATCTTGATTAATCGTTTCCAAGGCAGTCTAATTGGATTAGCGGTGGGCGACGCGATCGGTACTACGGTAGAGTTTCAAGCTCCCGGAACGTTTAGCCCGGTTTCGGATATGGTTGGCGGAGGGGTATTTGACTTGCCGAAAGGCAGTTGGACCGACGACACATCGATGGCTTTATGTTTGGCAGAGAGTCTGATATTCAGAAAGAGATTTGATCCCATTGACCAAATGGAGCGGTATGTGAAGTGGTATTGTACCGGCCACCTTAGCTCGACAGGAGTATGCTTCGACATCGGAAATGCAACCGCCGAGGCTCTTCAAAGGTTTGAGCGTACGGGAGAGCCTTTCAGTGGATCAGAAAACCCGTATTCGGCAGGTAATGGTTCGATTATGCGGCTTGCTCCGGTTCCTTTGTATTTTTTTGAGGATCTTGCTGAGGCTGCGAAATGGTCAGGTATTAGCTCCAGAACAACACACGCTGCTAAGGAATGCGTTGACGCTTGCAGGCTGTTCGGCGTCATGATCGCTGCAGCAGCAAAAGGAATGGATAAAGAAGAGCTGCTGCATCCGGAAACGTTTGATTTTTTATGGACTCAGGAGCCGCTTGCGCCGAAAATAGGTGATATATATAAGGGGTCATATAAAAGACTTCACCCCCCGCATATTCAGGGGAGCGGATATGTCGTCAAGTCGTTAGAGGCTGCACTATGGGCATTTTATCATGGAAATAGCTTCAAAGAGGGGGTACTGTTGGCCGTCAACCTCGGAGACGACGCGGATACTACAGGAGCCGTGTATGGTCAGCTCGCCGGCGCCTTTTACGGATTGGACGGTATTCCAAAGCATTGGGCGGATCAATTGGCGATGAAAGAGCTGATTCTCGATTACTCAAGTAAGCTGCAGCATTCAATGAGCTAA
- a CDS encoding GNAT family N-acetyltransferase → MDIHLELLNESDFNTIVNWINHRDQDFMVQWSGLTYTFPLTVEQMQSHYHKGINSLDSDVFIYKIVEITSNEMIGSLQLCRFDSMKKEAVICRFIIGDSSRRGSGIGTLALKKAVQIGFTQFGLKQIRLNVFDINNTAIRCYERVGFKKGKMTENAYTSSQGVQWSNLEMILDKEIWEKNVPVSE, encoded by the coding sequence ATGGACATTCATTTGGAGCTATTAAACGAATCGGACTTTAATACAATCGTTAATTGGATCAATCATCGTGATCAAGACTTTATGGTTCAATGGTCTGGATTGACTTATACATTTCCTCTGACAGTCGAACAAATGCAAAGCCATTATCATAAAGGGATCAATTCGCTTGACTCGGATGTGTTTATTTACAAGATTGTTGAAATAACGAGCAATGAAATGATAGGTTCTTTGCAATTGTGCCGTTTCGATTCCATGAAGAAGGAAGCGGTAATCTGTCGGTTTATTATCGGCGACTCCAGCCGGAGAGGTTCCGGAATTGGAACATTGGCGTTGAAAAAAGCCGTACAAATCGGATTCACGCAATTCGGCCTGAAACAAATCCGATTAAATGTTTTTGACATCAATAACACCGCGATCCGTTGCTATGAACGAGTCGGCTTCAAGAAAGGGAAAATGACGGAAAATGCTTATACTTCAAGCCAAGGTGTGCAATGGAGCAATTTGGAAATGATTTTGGATAAAGAAATTTGGGAGAAGAACGTCCCGGTTTCCGAATGA